In Pirellulales bacterium, the genomic stretch AGAAACGTGCCGGTGCATCGGGATGGGTGAAGTGTTGGTCTTGGCTGCCGGACTTCTTCCGGCCCGCGCCGCCTGCCGCGCCCATCACCGATCCTGAAAAAATACGGGCTGGATTTGCCTGGTATCGCCCCCAAATTCTGCTTTGGACGACGATTGGCTACGGCACATTTTATTTCGTGCGGAAAAACTATTCGTTCTGCATGCCGCTGTTGGAGAAGCAATTAGGCTTATCGAAAACCAATCTGGGTTTAATCCTGACGCTGCACAGTGTCCTCTACGGTATTTCGAAATTCGCAAACGGAATTGTGGGCGACCGGGCCGACGGCCGCAAGTTCATGACCTTTGGCCTGGCGGCGTCGGCGGTGGTCAACGTCTTTTTCGGATTCAGCACGGCACTGCCGGCCTTAATCATCTTTTGGATGCTCAATGGTTTGTTTCAAGGGATGGGGTATCCGCCGTGCGCTCGGTTGCTGGCCCATTGGTTTTCGCCGCAGGAATTGGCGATCAAAATGTCGTACTGGAATGCATCGCATTCGCTGGGGGGCGCCGGCATTTTGATTTTATGCAGCGTGCTGGTCACCGTGACCGGAAACGGTCCCAATGAGCCTGGCGACTGGCGCATCTGCTTTTTCGTTCCCGCCGCCATTGCGTTGGTCGTGGCTGGCGCACTTTGGATGTGGCTGCGCGATACGCCAGAATCGGTCGGCTTGCCGGAGCTGCCGGAAACGCACGTGGCGGCGCCGTCGACGGAAA encodes the following:
- a CDS encoding MFS transporter; this translates as MQRATDPAEKRAGASGWVKCWSWLPDFFRPAPPAAPITDPEKIRAGFAWYRPQILLWTTIGYGTFYFVRKNYSFCMPLLEKQLGLSKTNLGLILTLHSVLYGISKFANGIVGDRADGRKFMTFGLAASAVVNVFFGFSTALPALIIFWMLNGLFQGMGYPPCARLLAHWFSPQELAIKMSYWNASHSLGGAGILILCSVLVTVTGNGPNEPGDWRICFFVPAAIALVVAGALWMWLRDTPESVGLPELPETHVAAPSTENAQTPQEFRAFLWERVFSDKYIWIVSAANFFVYVLRYAIYDWGTTMLKETKGIDIKNGAWMLVYFEFAGLGGMLLTGWLTDRVCGGRAAPICVVCMLLAGGTIFLFWRAPPQAFWLNTALLMCTGFFIYGPQALAAVIVVKLATKRAAATAVGLTSIFGYASTVLSGLGLGALVQHLNWNWAFGELIAFAVIGALLFTAALPANVRNYSEPVPE